From the genome of Gracilinanus agilis isolate LMUSP501 chromosome 2, AgileGrace, whole genome shotgun sequence, one region includes:
- the LOC123235897 gene encoding LOW QUALITY PROTEIN: zinc-alpha-2-glycoprotein-like (The sequence of the model RefSeq protein was modified relative to this genomic sequence to represent the inferred CDS: substituted 2 bases at 2 genomic stop codons): MMGSLAFSIFLLLLSGSIITPKSRKWCDSLKYRDFAISEPTVGYSEFSKEDCFNNQLVYTYENHHQKTIPQPGWENVENWDEVSQLQKEREDLIMKDFQEFLYSNPDNKDLHFKSIFGCEFCTNRTFKVALYWYFNRINLLKICMNIKYQDTLYSVAEMNQDQHAVILPKEYLGKQXIATLXKYWNYRYAH, encoded by the exons ATGATGGGATCCCTGgcgtt TTccattttcctgcttctgctttcAGGGTCCATAATAACCCCAAAATCAAGGAAAT GGTGTGATTCTTTGAAATACAGGGACTTTGCTATTTCAGAGCCCACAGTTGGGTACTCTGAATTCTCAAAGGAAGACTGCTTCAACAATCAACTAGTCTACACATATGAGAACCACCATCAGAAGACAATACCTCAGCCAGGATGGGAAAATGTGGAGAATTGGGATGAGGTGAGCCAgcttcaaaaagaaagagaagatttgaTCATGAAGGACTTTCAAGAATTCTTATACTCCAATCCAGATAACAAAG ATCTACATTTTAAGTCAATTTTTGGCTGTGAATTTTGTACAAATCGCACTTTCAAGGTAGCTTTGTATTGGTATTTCAATAGAATAAATTTACTGAAAATCTGTATGAATATAAAGTACCAGGACACACTATATTCTGTAGCTGAAATGAACCAAGACCAACATGCTGTAATCTTACCCAAAGAATATCTGGGGAAACAGTGAATTGCAACACTCTAAAAATACTGGAATTATAGGTATGCTCACTAG